In Helianthus annuus cultivar XRQ/B chromosome 9, HanXRQr2.0-SUNRISE, whole genome shotgun sequence, the following are encoded in one genomic region:
- the LOC110875482 gene encoding disease resistance protein RUN1, which yields MIEKALQTKRTLIVLDDIVEYSKLDALIGTVEIKAQSKIIITTRGNNRDNQFDFRHRKCQKYKMRLLSDDESLELLCRHAFGSEIPMAGFEGLVLKVVQYCEGNPLALKVLGSSLSENNTIHYWRSQLKKLKKEMHSGIQGVLQRSYTSLPYNSEKELFLHIACFFVGKDLDYVVQILEPDYSAASGIKTLINRCLLYVSSNKVLMMHRLVQEMGKSIIRQESAKCPAKRSRVWLSSDSYKILSKGEGSKTVEGLALDMHMLLKKKFPWKSLHLKTDALNKMNHLKLLQLNFVELNGSCEKFSEDLRWLCWLGFHLRYIPSGLYMGNLVAIDMSYSKLKLFQPPMVLWSLKILNLKDSHNLSVIRNTFNIPRLETLILWNCYSLVIVCEHLGDLSHLQLLNMTGCKNVGSWKQMNLLGTSNSDGVTRESAVSFPVSLHRLFLDDCNLECTDSFPMSLSDQCYLQYLNLGNSQFESLPCYDHLKNLRVLDLSFCSKLKCLIRLPSTLAELYIFGCELLERITFQSPRFTLREFGYLGCIHLYEVEGFIKLVPVAKLDEADLGHMKWLKKYEKHEVCLVGDDELTVGRSWHIQMLYEFNIMSTSLPDIKDPNMRTEYMSNTSSLSFVVPSCPENKRLKGINVTFKYAISSKDWAWFCKISTSNGVVDFMYNPKVYGKPEVGEVCIWLSYWPTGNMLDTGDTVNVSIVVLSGLEVHECGASLVYSDQETLENNMEWEEILGGDLSGFQLSTGAYYLCRRDFFELMEVGRLSRDWFRILVGDTIDYTEVRGWRKTGRPKHVNPSFTELEMVRCIINSPELLTSIEQTNQKPGRQRATQTNSN from the exons ATGATTGAAAAAGCCTTGCAAACTAAAAGGACTCTCATTGTTCTTGATGACATTGTTGAATATAGTAAGTTAGATGCTTTAATAGGAACTGTGGAGATTAAGGCACAGAGCAAGATTATAATTACAACAAGGGGAAACAATAGAGATAACCAGTTTGACTTTCGACATAGAAAGTGTCAAAAGTACAAAATGAGATTGTTAAGTGATGATGAATCGTTAGAGCTTTTATGTCGTCATGCCTTTGGATCCGAAATTCCCATGGCGGGATTTGAGGGGCTTGTACTAAAAGTGGTACAATATTGTGAAGGAAATCCACTAGCTCTTAAAGTGTTGGGCTCATCTTTATCCGAAAACAATACCATCCACTATTGGAGAAGTCAATTGAAAAAACTGAAAAAGGAGATGCATTCCGGAATTCAAGGTGTACTCCAAAGGAGCTACACATCATTACCATATAACTCTGAGAAAGAGTTGTTTTTACATATTGCTTGCTTCTTTGTTGGCAAAGACCTGGATTATGTAGTACAGATATTGGAGCCTGATTACTCAGCAGCATCTGGGATCAAAACCTTAATTAACAGATGTCTTCTTTATGTTTCAAGTAACAAAGTGCTCATGATGCATAGATTGGTTCAAGAGATGGGGAAAAGCATAATCCGTCAAGAATCCGCTAAGTGCCCTGCAAAGCGTAGTAGAGTCTGGCTTAGTAGTGACTCTTATAAGATATTGAGCAAAGGAGAG GGTTCAAAAACGGTAGAAGGTTTAGCACTCGATATGCATATGCTGCTGAAAAAGAAGTTTCCATGGAAG TCATTACACCTTAAAACAGACGCACTTAACAAGATGAATCATCTAAAACTGCTCCAGCTAAATTTTGTTGAACTCAATGGCTCATGTGAGAAATTTTCTGAAGATTTAAGATGGCTATGCTGGCTTGGATTCCATTTAAGATACATACCCTCTGGCTTATACATGGGAAACTTGGTGGCTATAGATATGAGTTATAGCAAACTAAAATTATTTCAACCCCCTATG GTTCTTTGGTCATTGAAGATTCTAAATCTTAAAGACTCACACAACTTATCTGTAATCCGCAACACATTCAATATCCCTCGTCTTGAGACATTAATTCTTTGGAACTGTTACAGTTTGGTTATTGTTTGTGAACACCTTGGAGACCTTTCACATCTTCAATTATTaaacatgacaggatgtaaaaaCGTAGGCAGTTGGAAGCAAATGAATCTGTTAGGTACTTCTAATTCTGATGGAGTTACAAGAGAATCTGCAGTTTCCTTCCCTGTTTCATTACATCGGTTATTCCTAGATGACTGCAATCTTGAATGCACCGATTCTTTTCCTATGAGTTTAAGTGATCAATGTTATTTGCAATACTTGAATTTAGGGAATAGTCAATTTGAGTCCTTGCCTTGCTATGATCATCTGAAAAATCTTAGGGTTCTTGACCTGAGTTTTTGCTCCAAACTCAAATGTCTTATACGTCTCCCTAGTACACTTGCAGAATTGTATATATTTGGCTGTGAGTTACTAGAGAGAATAACTTTTCAATCACCTCGATTCACTTTACGAGAGTTCGGTTATTTAGGTTGTATTCATTTGTATGAAGTTGAAGGCTTTATCAAATTGGTACCAGTAGCTAAACTAGATGAAGCTGATTTGGGACACATGAAGTGgctaaaaaaatatgaaaaacacgAGGTGTGCCTTGTTGGTGATGATGAGCTCACAGTAGGCAGAAGTTGGCATATCCAG ATGTTGTATGAATTCAATATCATGAGCACATCTCTTCCAGACATAAAGGATCCGAACATGAGAACTGAGTATATGTCAAATACATCTTCTTTGTCCTTTGTTGTGCCTTCGTGTCCTGAAAATAAGAGGCTCAAAGGAATTAATGTAACTTTCAAGTATGCAATATCAAGTAAAGACTGGGCATGGTTTTGTAAAATCAGTACGAGTAATGGTGTTGTTGATTTCATGTACAACCCTAAAGTCTATGGCAAACCTGAAGTTGGTGAAGTATGTATATGGTTAAGCTATTGGCCTACTGGAAACATGTTGGACACTGGAGACACAGTTAATGTTTCTATTGTTGTGTTGAGTGGATTGGAGGTACATGAATGTGGTGCGAGTCTTGTGTACTCTGATCAGGAAACCTTAGAAaataacatggaatgggaagaaATTTTGGGAGGAGATTTGTCTGGCTTTCAACTAAGCACAGGGGCGTACTATCTTTGCCGACGTGACTTCTTCGAGTTAATGGAGGTTGGTAGATTGTCTCGTGATTGGTTTAGGATTTTAGTTGGTGATACCATTGACTACACTG AGGTACGAGGATGGAGAAAGACCGGTCGACCAAAACATGTGAATCCATCATTTACGGAATTAGAAATGGTTAGATGCATTATCAATAGTCCTGAATTG ttaacTTCAATAGAACAAACCAACCAGAAACCAGGCCGGCAACGGGCAACACAAACAAACAGTAATTAA